Proteins from a single region of Sandaracinaceae bacterium:
- a CDS encoding membrane dipeptidase, whose protein sequence is MVDHLERIVNIAGEDVPAIGTDYDGAISPPPDLPTILELPRWPGMLRRGLVGRAHPEDPGGNFLRTVQRLRGRRQSAERSQQHENRGQYPW, encoded by the coding sequence GTGGTCGATCATCTCGAGCGCATCGTGAACATCGCGGGCGAAGACGTGCCGGCCATCGGCACCGACTACGACGGCGCCATCTCCCCGCCCCCCGACCTGCCCACCATCCTGGAGCTACCGCGCTGGCCGGGCATGCTGCGCCGAGGGCTGGTCGGCCGAGCGCATCCGGAAGATCCTGGGGGCAACTTCCTCCGCACCGTGCAGCGCCTCCGCGGCAGGCGCCAGTCAGCTGAGCGCAGTCAACAGCACGAGAACCGGGGTCAGTACCCTTGGTGA